The Pygocentrus nattereri isolate fPygNat1 chromosome 4, fPygNat1.pri, whole genome shotgun sequence genome includes a window with the following:
- the rhpn1 gene encoding rhophilin-1 isoform X1 yields MSDNASDEDTALGEEGVSGGSVRKGCDPLVLTQRSKLQQRRAKLNQQINRELRLRTGAENLYRATTNQKVKETVSLELSFVNSNLQLLKEELEELNSSMEVYQTDSEKVNVPMIPLGLKETKEIDMTIPLQDFISEHYGEDASLYMAEIKEFMDLRQAMRTPSRNGAGLELLMEYYNQLYFLDQRFFAPHKTLGVHFHWYDSLTGVPSFQRALAFEKGSVLFNIGALYTQIGARQDRSTMPGIHNAIDAFQRAAGAFLYLQENFSHAPSLDMSSPALSMLVRLMVAQVQECVCERITLTMEEDDLMSNLKAAQEAARVSDVYSLVLQAMSVPLLKDYVPFSWISVVQVKTQHFRALAHYYTAIALCDCTDMIDKDKDDGSGVKALMQVHTRPPDRLCLQEPEDRLRLGKAHLRKAIIRHEEALRLHGVCKMLRKMDILQEVLSYGHTRSLEKYSDIDQEDDFCEIAEAPEIQSHTHQKPDIQPPDFSLVRITDIFHRLGPLSVFSARNRWVGRHVCLIREETGLGLTLRGDSPVLVAGVLPGGCAAEAGLREGDYIVTVNGSDCKWAEHAEVVRALKSCSERGVELDVITLHSHEVERRAAPLSPSSDRETQSARQKRHSKDNDGGTTSLLNWNWRSGGGGGVTKRLGSTFSLPFGSLRESESMY; encoded by the exons ATGTCTGACAATGCCTCTGATGAAGATACAGCTCTTGGGGAAGAAGGAGTCTCGGGGGGATCTGTGCGAAAG GGATGTGATCCTCTCGTCTTAACTCAACGGAGCAAACTTCAGCAACGAAGAGCCAAACTCAATCAGCAAATCAACCGTGAGCTCCGTTTGCGAACAGGAGCGGAAAATCTGTACAG GGCTACAACTAATCAGAAGGTTAAAGAAACGGTGTCGTTGGAGTTGAGTTTTGTAAACTCAAACTTGCAGCTACTCAAAGAAGAACTGGAGGAGCTGAATAGCAGTATGGAGGTTTACCAGACTGATAG TGAGAAAGTAAATGTTCCTATGATCCCACTTGGACTAAAAGAGACTAAGGAAATTGACATGACTATCCCCCTTCAG GACTTCATCAGTGAACATTATGGTGAAGATGCTTCTCTCTATATGGCAGAGATCAAAGAGTTTATGGATCTCAGACAA GCCATGCGGACCCCTAGTCGTAATGGTGCAGGGCTCGAGCTGCTAATGGAGTACTACAACCAGCTCTACTTTCTGGACCAGCGCTTCTTTGCTCCGCACAAAACACTGGGGGTTCACTTCCACTG GTATGACTCCCTGACTGGTGTGCCATCATTCCAGAGAGCGCTGGCTTTTGAGAAAGGAAGTGTATTGTTTAACATTGGAGCACTGTACACACAAATCGGCGCAAGACAAGATCGCTCCACGATGCCTGGCATCCATAATGCAATTGATGCTTTCCAGAGAGCTGCTG GTGCATTTCTCTACTTGCAAGAGAACTTCTCTCACGCTCCCAGCCTAGATATGAGTAGCCCTGCACTGAGCATGCTGGTTCGTCTCATGGTTGCTCAg GTCcaggagtgtgtttgtgagagaatAACACTTACTATGGAAGAGGACGACCTCATGTCAAACCTGAAGGCAGCTCAGGAGGCAGCACGg GTTTCAGATGTCTATTCCCTGGTGCTGCAGGCCATGTCAGTGCCTTTGCTGAAAGATTACGTTCCATTCTCCTGGATCTCTGTGGTTCAGGTCAAAACTCAGCATTTCAGAGCCTTGGCCCACTACTACACTGCGATTGCACTGTGTGACTGCACAG ATATGATTGACAAGGACAAGGATGATGGTTCAGGAGTGAAGGCCCTAATGCAGGTCCACACCAGACCTCCAGACAGACTGTGTCTGCAAGAGCCAGAGGACAGACTGAGGCTGG GTAAAGCTCATTTGCGAAAAGCTATCATAAGACACGAGGAGGCACTACGTCTCCATGGTGTATGCAAGATGCTGCGCAAGATGGATATTTTACAGGAAGTTCTGTCATATGGACACACACGTTCACTGGAAAAATACTCCGACATTGATCAAGAGGATGATTTTTGTGAAATAGCAGAAGCTCCAGAGATTCAGT CTCACACTCATCAAAAGCCTGATATTCAACCTCCTGACTTCAGCTTGGTTAGAATAACAGACATCTTTCACCGACTG ggtcctctctctgtattctctgcTCGGAATCGATGGGTGGGGCGCCATGTGTGTCTGATTCGGGAAGAGACAGGGCTTGGTCTCACTCTGCGAGGTGATTCGCCGGTTCTGGTTGCCGGTGTGTTGCCGGGGGGTTGTGCTGCA GAAGCAGGATTGCGTGAAGGTGATTATATTGTGACTGTGAATGGTTCAGACTGCAAGTGGGCTGAACACGCAGAAGTAGTGCGTGCTCTGAAAAGTTGCTCGGAGAGAGGAGTGGAGCTTGACGTTATTACCCTCCATTCTCACGAG GTGGAGAGAAGGGCGGCCCCGCTTTCACCCAGCAGCGACAGGGAGACTCAGTCTGCCAGGCAGAAGAGACACAGCAAGGATAATGACGGAGGCACTACTTCTTTACTGAACTGGAACTGGAGAAGTGGAGGAGGAGGCGGAGTTACAAAAAGACTTGGTAGCACTTTCAGCCTCCCTTTTGGCAGCTTGCGCGAGAGCGAGTCCATGTACTGA
- the rhpn1 gene encoding rhophilin-1 isoform X2, whose product MSDNASDEDTALGEEGVSGGSVRKGCDPLVLTQRSKLQQRRAKLNQQINRELRLRTGAENLYRATTNQKVKETVSLELSFVNSNLQLLKEELEELNSSMEVYQTDSEKVNVPMIPLGLKETKEIDMTIPLQDFISEHYGEDASLYMAEIKEFMDLRQAMRTPSRNGAGLELLMEYYNQLYFLDQRFFAPHKTLGVHFHWYDSLTGVPSFQRALAFEKGSVLFNIGALYTQIGARQDRSTMPGIHNAIDAFQRAAGAFLYLQENFSHAPSLDMSSPALSMLVRLMVAQVQECVCERITLTMEEDDLMSNLKAAQEAARVSDVYSLVLQAMSVPLLKDYVPFSWISVVQVKTQHFRALAHYYTAIALCDCTDMIDKDKDDGSGVKALMQVHTRPPDRLCLQEPEDRLRLGKAHLRKAIIRHEEALRLHGVCKMLRKMDILQEVLSYGHTRSLEKYSDIDQEDDFCEIAEAPEIQSHTHQKPDIQPPDFSLVRITDIFHRLGPLSVFSARNRWVGRHVCLIREETGLGLTLRGSRIA is encoded by the exons ATGTCTGACAATGCCTCTGATGAAGATACAGCTCTTGGGGAAGAAGGAGTCTCGGGGGGATCTGTGCGAAAG GGATGTGATCCTCTCGTCTTAACTCAACGGAGCAAACTTCAGCAACGAAGAGCCAAACTCAATCAGCAAATCAACCGTGAGCTCCGTTTGCGAACAGGAGCGGAAAATCTGTACAG GGCTACAACTAATCAGAAGGTTAAAGAAACGGTGTCGTTGGAGTTGAGTTTTGTAAACTCAAACTTGCAGCTACTCAAAGAAGAACTGGAGGAGCTGAATAGCAGTATGGAGGTTTACCAGACTGATAG TGAGAAAGTAAATGTTCCTATGATCCCACTTGGACTAAAAGAGACTAAGGAAATTGACATGACTATCCCCCTTCAG GACTTCATCAGTGAACATTATGGTGAAGATGCTTCTCTCTATATGGCAGAGATCAAAGAGTTTATGGATCTCAGACAA GCCATGCGGACCCCTAGTCGTAATGGTGCAGGGCTCGAGCTGCTAATGGAGTACTACAACCAGCTCTACTTTCTGGACCAGCGCTTCTTTGCTCCGCACAAAACACTGGGGGTTCACTTCCACTG GTATGACTCCCTGACTGGTGTGCCATCATTCCAGAGAGCGCTGGCTTTTGAGAAAGGAAGTGTATTGTTTAACATTGGAGCACTGTACACACAAATCGGCGCAAGACAAGATCGCTCCACGATGCCTGGCATCCATAATGCAATTGATGCTTTCCAGAGAGCTGCTG GTGCATTTCTCTACTTGCAAGAGAACTTCTCTCACGCTCCCAGCCTAGATATGAGTAGCCCTGCACTGAGCATGCTGGTTCGTCTCATGGTTGCTCAg GTCcaggagtgtgtttgtgagagaatAACACTTACTATGGAAGAGGACGACCTCATGTCAAACCTGAAGGCAGCTCAGGAGGCAGCACGg GTTTCAGATGTCTATTCCCTGGTGCTGCAGGCCATGTCAGTGCCTTTGCTGAAAGATTACGTTCCATTCTCCTGGATCTCTGTGGTTCAGGTCAAAACTCAGCATTTCAGAGCCTTGGCCCACTACTACACTGCGATTGCACTGTGTGACTGCACAG ATATGATTGACAAGGACAAGGATGATGGTTCAGGAGTGAAGGCCCTAATGCAGGTCCACACCAGACCTCCAGACAGACTGTGTCTGCAAGAGCCAGAGGACAGACTGAGGCTGG GTAAAGCTCATTTGCGAAAAGCTATCATAAGACACGAGGAGGCACTACGTCTCCATGGTGTATGCAAGATGCTGCGCAAGATGGATATTTTACAGGAAGTTCTGTCATATGGACACACACGTTCACTGGAAAAATACTCCGACATTGATCAAGAGGATGATTTTTGTGAAATAGCAGAAGCTCCAGAGATTCAGT CTCACACTCATCAAAAGCCTGATATTCAACCTCCTGACTTCAGCTTGGTTAGAATAACAGACATCTTTCACCGACTG ggtcctctctctgtattctctgcTCGGAATCGATGGGTGGGGCGCCATGTGTGTCTGATTCGGGAAGAGACAGGGCTTGGTCTCACTCTGCGAG GAAGCAGGATTGCGTGA